A portion of the Amyelois transitella isolate CPQ chromosome 2, ilAmyTran1.1, whole genome shotgun sequence genome contains these proteins:
- the LOC106129053 gene encoding uncharacterized protein LOC106129053 isoform X2 has protein sequence MLHDTMVRKYERMSGRQSWNEEDMARAVAAVVSGKMGYKLAARTYHIPRSTLQRRASKIRYTQPDEPKPLMGHYRRVFTESQEKDLVGYIKSMEKYFMGVSRRDIRELAFQYAEDNNLNHPFDMNSRMAGEDWVRNFLKRNPELLEKSEKERDMEPVNFDQFYHFMFQLS, from the exons ATGTTACAC GACACAATGGTTAGAAAGTATGAAAGAATGAGTGGACGACAATCTTGGAATGAAGAGGACATGGCGAGGGCCGTGGCTGCCGTCGTGTCAGGTAAGATGGGCTACAAACTGGCCGCCAGGACTTACCACATCCCGAGGTCGACTCTTCAGAGGCGAGCCAGCAAAATAAGGTACACACAACCTGACGAACCTAAGCCCTTAATGGGGCATTACAGAAGAGTCTTCACTGAGAGTCAGGAAAAAGATTTAGTTGGTTATATAAAAAGCATggagaaatattttatgggAGTCTCCCGTCGGGATATAAGAGAACTAGCCTTCCAATATGCTGaagataacaatttaaatcatcCATTTGACATGAACAGCAGAATGGCTGGTGAGGATTGGGTGAGGAACTTCTTGAAGAGAAATCCGGAACTATTAGAGAAGTCAGAGAAGGAAAGAGATATGGAACCGGTAAACTTTGATCAGTTCTATCACTTCATGTTTCAACTGTCGTGA
- the LOC106129053 gene encoding uncharacterized protein LOC106129053 isoform X1, whose amino-acid sequence MLYRNAISPRRCQPHTKGLSRLSTIKIESTYEVDQFYYRAKLVFPRFLMPNLSTLTFGFVRFGDTMVRKYERMSGRQSWNEEDMARAVAAVVSGKMGYKLAARTYHIPRSTLQRRASKIRYTQPDEPKPLMGHYRRVFTESQEKDLVGYIKSMEKYFMGVSRRDIRELAFQYAEDNNLNHPFDMNSRMAGEDWVRNFLKRNPELLEKSEKERDMEPVNFDQFYHFMFQLS is encoded by the exons ATGCTTTATCGCAATGCTATCAGTCCGCGACGTTGCCAGCCACACACCAAGGGCCTCTCACGCTTATCAACAATAAAAATCGAAAGTACTTACGAAGTGGACCAGTTTTATTATCGTGCGAAACTTGTCTTTCCGCGATTTCTGATGCCAAACTTGTCAACTTTAACTTTCGGCTTTGTCCGATTCGGA GACACAATGGTTAGAAAGTATGAAAGAATGAGTGGACGACAATCTTGGAATGAAGAGGACATGGCGAGGGCCGTGGCTGCCGTCGTGTCAGGTAAGATGGGCTACAAACTGGCCGCCAGGACTTACCACATCCCGAGGTCGACTCTTCAGAGGCGAGCCAGCAAAATAAGGTACACACAACCTGACGAACCTAAGCCCTTAATGGGGCATTACAGAAGAGTCTTCACTGAGAGTCAGGAAAAAGATTTAGTTGGTTATATAAAAAGCATggagaaatattttatgggAGTCTCCCGTCGGGATATAAGAGAACTAGCCTTCCAATATGCTGaagataacaatttaaatcatcCATTTGACATGAACAGCAGAATGGCTGGTGAGGATTGGGTGAGGAACTTCTTGAAGAGAAATCCGGAACTATTAGAGAAGTCAGAGAAGGAAAGAGATATGGAACCGGTAAACTTTGATCAGTTCTATCACTTCATGTTTCAACTGTCGTGA
- the LOC106129053 gene encoding uncharacterized protein LOC106129053 isoform X3, whose translation MVRKYERMSGRQSWNEEDMARAVAAVVSGKMGYKLAARTYHIPRSTLQRRASKIRYTQPDEPKPLMGHYRRVFTESQEKDLVGYIKSMEKYFMGVSRRDIRELAFQYAEDNNLNHPFDMNSRMAGEDWVRNFLKRNPELLEKSEKERDMEPVNFDQFYHFMFQLS comes from the coding sequence ATGGTTAGAAAGTATGAAAGAATGAGTGGACGACAATCTTGGAATGAAGAGGACATGGCGAGGGCCGTGGCTGCCGTCGTGTCAGGTAAGATGGGCTACAAACTGGCCGCCAGGACTTACCACATCCCGAGGTCGACTCTTCAGAGGCGAGCCAGCAAAATAAGGTACACACAACCTGACGAACCTAAGCCCTTAATGGGGCATTACAGAAGAGTCTTCACTGAGAGTCAGGAAAAAGATTTAGTTGGTTATATAAAAAGCATggagaaatattttatgggAGTCTCCCGTCGGGATATAAGAGAACTAGCCTTCCAATATGCTGaagataacaatttaaatcatcCATTTGACATGAACAGCAGAATGGCTGGTGAGGATTGGGTGAGGAACTTCTTGAAGAGAAATCCGGAACTATTAGAGAAGTCAGAGAAGGAAAGAGATATGGAACCGGTAAACTTTGATCAGTTCTATCACTTCATGTTTCAACTGTCGTGA